Proteins encoded within one genomic window of Xylophilus sp. GOD-11R:
- a CDS encoding TonB-dependent receptor produces MNKTSLAGAIALAFPFAVPCAWAQETVPDAAAAAPVKTLGVVTVTGGQPTSLPTQIPTTMEGITREQIERTVNASDSEDALKYFPSLLVRKRYIGDYNHAILSSRASGTGNSARSAVYADGILLSNFLGNGVGGLSFPPRWGLVTPEEIERVDVMYGPFSAAYPGNSVGAVVDYVTRMPTQFEAHAKVGYTSQPFELYGTSQTYRAWQTSASLGNKNGDWSWWLNVNRTDSEGQPLTFASRTRAAGTASAAGTPVTGAVPGSNAAGAPWYVLGAGTQYHTVQDHLKAKLAYDITPTIRASYVLGLWQNRAAGNATSYLRDGAGNAVYSGPVNIGGAAYTGAQALGGGDFATTRENLLHAMHGLSVKSHTQGVFDWEVAASLYDYRQDDKRQNAASNPLPAALTGGAGTLADGSGTGWNTLALKGTWRPGGTAGAHIVDFGFQQEQYKLRYTTSTLAGNYLVDDSGPLASQVRGDTRLQSLWAQDTWRIAPRWKAVLGGRAERWQAADGSTAFSSTSALAYPDRQESHFSPKAALSWQWLPATVLKASVGRAVRFPTVAELYGATSTTNSLYINDPNLRPERSWTGELSAEQDLGNALARLTFFAEDTRDALYSQTLYDPAANRNVSRVQNVGRVATRGLEAAINGSDVLARGLDLSGSVTYAHSVIKENDGFVAVPGDTIGKRQPNVPAWRATLLASYRFDERWSASFGARYSGRQYRTLDNSDVNGFTYQGVSRFFTTDLRVRYRIARQWTAAFGIDNLNNYQYWNFHPYPQRSYTAELKWDL; encoded by the coding sequence ATGAACAAGACATCCCTGGCCGGCGCGATCGCGCTGGCCTTCCCTTTCGCCGTGCCGTGCGCATGGGCGCAAGAAACCGTACCGGACGCCGCCGCCGCCGCGCCAGTCAAGACCCTGGGCGTGGTCACCGTCACCGGCGGCCAGCCTACCTCGCTGCCCACGCAAATTCCCACCACCATGGAGGGCATCACCCGCGAGCAGATCGAGCGCACCGTCAACGCCAGCGACAGCGAGGACGCGCTCAAATACTTTCCCAGCCTGCTGGTGCGCAAGCGCTACATCGGCGATTACAACCACGCGATCCTGTCGAGCCGCGCCTCGGGCACCGGCAACAGCGCGCGCTCGGCCGTGTATGCCGACGGCATCCTGCTGTCGAACTTCCTCGGCAACGGCGTGGGCGGGCTGTCGTTTCCGCCGCGCTGGGGCCTGGTGACACCCGAGGAGATCGAGCGCGTCGACGTGATGTACGGCCCGTTCTCGGCCGCCTATCCCGGCAATTCGGTGGGTGCGGTGGTCGATTACGTCACTCGCATGCCGACGCAGTTCGAGGCCCACGCCAAGGTCGGCTACACCTCGCAGCCCTTCGAGCTGTACGGCACCAGCCAGACCTACCGCGCCTGGCAGACCAGCGCCTCGCTCGGCAACAAGAACGGCGACTGGTCGTGGTGGCTCAACGTCAACCGTACCGACAGCGAAGGCCAGCCGCTCACCTTCGCCAGCCGCACCCGCGCCGCCGGCACCGCCTCGGCGGCCGGTACGCCGGTCACCGGCGCCGTGCCGGGCAGCAATGCGGCCGGCGCGCCGTGGTATGTGCTCGGCGCGGGCACGCAGTACCACACGGTGCAGGACCACCTCAAGGCCAAGCTCGCCTACGACATCACGCCTACCATCCGCGCCAGCTACGTGCTGGGCTTGTGGCAAAACCGCGCGGCCGGCAACGCCACCTCGTACCTGCGCGACGGCGCCGGTAACGCCGTCTACAGCGGGCCGGTCAACATCGGCGGCGCCGCCTATACCGGCGCGCAGGCGCTCGGCGGCGGCGACTTCGCGACCACCCGCGAGAACCTGCTGCACGCCATGCACGGGCTGTCGGTCAAGAGCCATACGCAGGGCGTGTTCGACTGGGAAGTCGCCGCCAGCCTGTACGACTACCGGCAGGACGACAAGCGCCAGAACGCCGCGAGCAACCCGCTGCCCGCCGCGCTCACCGGCGGCGCGGGGACGCTGGCCGACGGCAGTGGCACCGGCTGGAACACGCTGGCGCTCAAGGGCACCTGGCGGCCCGGCGGCACGGCCGGTGCACACATCGTCGATTTCGGCTTCCAGCAGGAGCAATACAAGCTGCGCTACACCACCAGTACGCTGGCCGGCAACTACCTGGTCGACGACAGCGGTCCGCTGGCCAGCCAGGTGCGCGGCGACACCCGGCTGCAGAGCCTGTGGGCGCAGGACACCTGGCGCATCGCGCCGCGCTGGAAGGCGGTGCTGGGCGGCCGCGCCGAACGCTGGCAGGCCGCGGACGGCAGCACTGCGTTCTCGTCGACCAGCGCGTTGGCCTATCCCGACCGGCAGGAGAGCCACTTCTCGCCCAAGGCCGCGCTGTCGTGGCAATGGCTGCCGGCGACGGTGCTCAAGGCCTCGGTCGGCCGGGCGGTGCGCTTTCCCACCGTGGCCGAGCTCTACGGCGCCACGTCCACCACCAACTCGCTCTACATCAACGATCCGAACCTGCGTCCCGAGCGTTCATGGACCGGCGAACTCAGCGCCGAGCAGGACCTGGGCAACGCGCTCGCCCGGCTCACCTTTTTCGCCGAGGACACCCGCGACGCGCTGTATTCGCAAACCCTCTACGACCCCGCCGCCAACCGCAACGTCAGCCGGGTGCAGAACGTCGGCCGGGTCGCCACCCGGGGCCTGGAGGCCGCGATCAACGGCAGCGACGTGCTGGCCCGTGGCCTGGACCTGAGCGGCAGCGTCACTTATGCGCATTCGGTCATCAAGGAAAACGACGGTTTCGTCGCGGTGCCGGGCGACACCATCGGCAAGCGCCAGCCCAACGTGCCGGCCTGGCGCGCAACCCTGCTGGCCAGCTACCGCTTCGACGAACGCTGGTCGGCCAGCTTCGGCGCGCGCTACAGCGGCAGGCAGTACCGCACGCTCGACAACAGCGACGTCAACGGCTTCACCTACCAGGGTGTCAGCCGCTTCTTCACCACCGACCTGCGGGTGCGCTACCGCATCGCGCGGCAGTGGACGGCTGCGTTCGGCATCGACAACCTGAACAACTACCAGTACTGGAACTTCCATCCCTATCCGCAGCGCAGCTATACGGCGGAGCTGAAATGGGACCTATGA
- a CDS encoding copper chaperone PCu(A)C, giving the protein MNRLPLLSRIAFLTASLAAGAAAQAHITLPPGGATAGTRYDAAFRVGHACQGSMATNAVTVQLPEGFEFVSAQPRTGWTLTTSGRTVSWKAESAQTALPTGERAEFIVRGNLPARAGTLFFPVLQGCDKGSADWAQLPSSAQDKAVFPAARLEVLAAGVAPVEVKDAWIRTAVKGQSGTGGFMKLQAPSGGRLVGLRAAEAGVAEVHEMKMEGDVMRMRALPNGLELPARQVVELKPGGYHLMLTQLKDALPVGREVALTLDFVDLEGRKSSVVVKVPVLASAPGGGGAAAGHEHGMSGMKH; this is encoded by the coding sequence ATGAACCGACTTCCTCTTCTCTCCCGCATCGCCTTTCTGACCGCCTCGCTCGCCGCCGGTGCAGCGGCACAGGCCCACATCACCTTGCCGCCCGGTGGCGCCACGGCCGGCACGCGTTACGACGCTGCCTTCCGGGTCGGCCATGCGTGCCAGGGGTCCATGGCGACCAATGCCGTCACGGTGCAGTTGCCCGAAGGCTTCGAGTTCGTCTCGGCCCAGCCGCGCACCGGCTGGACGCTCACCACGTCCGGCCGCACCGTGTCGTGGAAGGCCGAGTCCGCGCAGACCGCGCTGCCGACGGGTGAGCGGGCCGAGTTCATCGTGCGCGGAAATCTGCCGGCGCGGGCCGGGACGCTGTTCTTCCCGGTGCTGCAGGGGTGTGACAAGGGCAGCGCCGACTGGGCGCAGCTGCCTTCGTCGGCGCAGGACAAGGCTGTTTTTCCGGCGGCGCGGCTGGAGGTGCTGGCGGCCGGGGTGGCGCCGGTCGAGGTCAAGGATGCGTGGATACGTACGGCCGTGAAAGGTCAGAGCGGGACGGGTGGTTTCATGAAGCTGCAGGCGCCTTCGGGCGGGCGGCTGGTCGGGCTCAGGGCGGCGGAGGCCGGGGTGGCCGAGGTTCACGAGATGAAGATGGAGGGGGATGTGATGCGGATGAGGGCGCTGCCCAATGGGCTGGAGTTGCCGGCCCGGCAGGTGGTGGAGCTCAAGCCGGGGGGGTATCACCTGATGTTGACGCAGCTCAAGGATGCTTTGCCTGTGGGACGGGAGGTTGCCTTGACTCTGGACTTTGTCGATCTGGAGGGGCGCAAGAGCAGTGTGGTGGTGAAGGTGCCGGTTTTGGCTTCGGCTCCTGGGGGAGGGGGCGCTGCCGCTGGGCATGAGCATGGGATGAGTGGGATGAAGCACTGA